One window of the Pseudofrankia sp. DC12 genome contains the following:
- the lipA gene encoding lipoyl synthase, whose amino-acid sequence MTTVAPDGRPLLRLEARNAATPIERKPPWIRTRLRTGPEYTDIKNLVRAEGLHTVCEEAGCPNIYECWEDREATFLIGGDVCTRRCDFCQIDTGRPTPLDVDEPRRVAESVATMGLRYATITGVARDDLPDGGSWLYAETVRAVHAGSPGTGVEVLIPDFGGQPDQLAEVFGAAPEVLAHNVETVPRIFKRIRPAFRYERSLEVLTAARAAGLVTKSNLILGLGETDAEIETAMTDLLAAGCDLLTVTQYLRPTPRHHPVERWVRPEEFVAWAERGEQLGFAGVLAGPLVRSSYRAGRLYQQAIAARSRQGVAHL is encoded by the coding sequence GTGACCACGGTCGCTCCGGACGGGCGGCCGCTGCTTCGGCTCGAGGCGCGCAACGCGGCCACCCCGATCGAGCGCAAGCCGCCGTGGATTCGCACCAGGCTGCGCACCGGTCCGGAGTACACCGACATCAAGAACCTGGTCCGCGCCGAAGGCCTGCACACGGTGTGCGAGGAGGCCGGCTGCCCCAACATCTACGAATGCTGGGAGGACCGCGAGGCGACGTTCCTGATCGGCGGCGACGTCTGCACCCGCCGGTGTGACTTCTGCCAGATCGACACCGGCCGGCCCACCCCGCTGGACGTCGACGAGCCCCGCCGGGTCGCCGAGTCGGTCGCCACGATGGGCCTGCGCTACGCCACGATCACCGGCGTCGCCCGCGACGACCTGCCCGACGGCGGCTCGTGGCTGTACGCCGAGACCGTCCGGGCCGTGCACGCCGGCTCGCCGGGTACCGGCGTCGAGGTGCTCATCCCCGACTTCGGCGGCCAGCCCGACCAGCTCGCCGAGGTCTTCGGCGCGGCGCCCGAGGTGCTGGCCCACAACGTCGAGACCGTTCCGCGGATCTTCAAGCGGATCCGGCCGGCGTTCCGCTACGAGCGGTCGCTGGAGGTGCTCACCGCCGCCCGCGCCGCCGGCCTGGTGACGAAGTCGAACCTCATCCTCGGCCTGGGCGAGACCGACGCCGAGATCGAGACCGCCATGACCGACCTGCTCGCCGCGGGCTGCGACCTGTTGACCGTCACCCAGTACCTGCGCCCGACCCCACGCCACCACCCGGTCGAGCGCTGGGTGCGCCCGGAGGAGTTCGTCGCCTGGGCCGAGCGCGGCGAACAGCTCGGCTTCGCCGGCGTCCTCGCGGGGCCGCTCGTCCGCTCGTCCTACCGGGCCGGGCGGCTCTACCAGCAGGCAATCGCCGCCCGGTCGCGGCAGGGCGTTGCTCACCTGTAG
- the lipB gene encoding lipoyl(octanoyl) transferase LipB, whose product MDVLRLPVVPYLEAWELQRDLAASRATGEAPDTLILLEHPDVYTAGRRTEDWERPADGTPVVDVDRGGKITWHGPGQLVGYPVVALPRPLDVVAYVRALEDAMIAVCAEFGVPAHRVEGRSGVWTMDDARKLGAIGIRVRQGVAYHGFALNCAPDLTAFSRIIACGITDASAGSLTAELDRTVTVAEARPVVERQMLHHLGAFLAGGRPSTGDGAILTPAADPVDASQAVSA is encoded by the coding sequence GTGGATGTTCTGCGGCTGCCGGTGGTTCCGTACCTCGAGGCGTGGGAGCTGCAGCGTGACCTGGCAGCCAGCCGCGCCACGGGCGAGGCGCCGGACACGCTGATCCTGCTGGAGCATCCGGACGTCTACACCGCTGGTCGGCGCACCGAGGACTGGGAGCGCCCCGCCGACGGCACCCCGGTCGTGGACGTCGACCGCGGCGGCAAGATCACTTGGCACGGGCCGGGCCAGCTGGTCGGCTACCCGGTCGTCGCACTGCCCCGGCCGCTGGACGTGGTCGCCTACGTCCGGGCGCTGGAGGACGCCATGATCGCCGTCTGCGCCGAGTTCGGCGTGCCGGCCCACAGGGTCGAGGGCCGATCCGGCGTCTGGACGATGGACGACGCACGCAAGCTCGGCGCGATCGGCATCCGGGTGCGCCAGGGCGTCGCCTACCACGGCTTCGCGCTGAACTGCGCCCCCGACCTGACCGCCTTCAGCCGGATCATCGCCTGCGGCATCACGGACGCCAGCGCTGGCAGCCTCACCGCCGAGCTGGACCGGACTGTCACCGTCGCCGAGGCGCGGCCCGTCGTCGAGCGCCAGATGCTCCATCATCTGGGCGCCTTCCTGGCCGGCGGCCGGCCGTCCACCGGCGACGGCGCGATCCTGACGCCGGCAGCCGATCCGGTCGACGCGTCCCAGGCGGTGTCGGCGTGA
- the glnA gene encoding type I glutamate--ammonia ligase produces MFANADEVLRYIRDENVEFIDVRFCDLPGIMQHFTIPTEVFTESIFTDGLMFDGSSIRGFQAIHESDMLLLPDPRTAFLDPFREHRTLAMTFFIHDPITKEEYSRDPRNVARKAEAYLRGSGIADTAYFGPEAEFYIFDDIRYEYTPYGSLHRVDSVEAAWNSARKEEGGNLGYKPRFKGGYFPVPPTDHFTDLRSEMVKTLIKVGITVEMQHHEVGTAGQAEIDFRFDTLLKTADNLMLYKYVIRNVARDRGRTVTFMPKPLFQDNGSGMHCHQSLWKDGGPLFYSAEGYGGLSELARHYIGGLLHHAPALLAFTNPTTNSYRRLVPGYEAPVNLVYSARNRSACCRIPLSGDSPKAKRIEFRVPDPSCNPYLAFSAMLMAGLDGIKNKIEPRDPIDKDLYELPPDELAAVPQVPGSLEKVLEHLEADNEFLTAGDVFTPDLIETWLDYKRTNEVDAIRLRPHPFEFELYYDI; encoded by the coding sequence ATGTTCGCCAACGCCGACGAAGTACTCCGCTATATCAGGGACGAGAACGTCGAGTTCATCGACGTCCGTTTCTGCGACCTACCGGGGATCATGCAGCACTTCACGATTCCGACGGAGGTCTTCACGGAGTCGATCTTCACCGACGGCCTGATGTTCGACGGGTCCTCCATCCGCGGCTTCCAGGCCATCCACGAGTCGGACATGCTGCTGTTGCCCGACCCCCGGACCGCTTTTCTCGACCCGTTCCGCGAGCACCGGACGCTCGCGATGACCTTCTTCATCCACGACCCGATCACCAAGGAGGAGTACTCCCGCGACCCGCGGAACGTGGCGCGCAAGGCGGAGGCGTACCTGCGTGGGTCGGGAATCGCGGACACGGCCTATTTCGGGCCCGAGGCCGAGTTCTACATCTTCGACGACATCCGCTACGAGTACACGCCGTACGGCTCGCTGCACCGGGTCGACTCGGTCGAGGCCGCCTGGAACAGCGCGCGCAAGGAGGAGGGCGGCAACCTCGGCTACAAGCCGCGGTTCAAGGGCGGCTACTTCCCGGTACCGCCGACCGACCACTTCACCGACCTGCGCTCCGAGATGGTGAAGACGCTGATCAAGGTCGGCATCACCGTCGAGATGCAGCACCATGAGGTGGGCACGGCGGGCCAGGCCGAGATCGACTTCCGGTTCGACACGCTGCTGAAGACCGCCGACAACCTGATGCTCTACAAGTACGTGATCCGCAACGTCGCCCGTGACCGCGGCCGGACTGTCACGTTCATGCCGAAGCCGCTCTTCCAGGACAACGGGTCCGGCATGCACTGCCACCAGAGCCTCTGGAAGGACGGCGGGCCGCTGTTCTACAGCGCCGAGGGCTACGGCGGCCTGTCGGAGCTGGCCCGGCACTACATCGGCGGTCTGCTGCACCACGCGCCGGCCCTGCTGGCGTTCACCAACCCGACGACGAACTCCTACCGGCGGCTCGTGCCCGGCTACGAGGCGCCGGTGAACCTGGTCTACTCAGCCCGAAACCGGTCCGCCTGCTGCCGTATCCCGCTGTCCGGCGACTCGCCGAAGGCCAAGCGGATCGAGTTCCGGGTGCCCGACCCGAGCTGCAACCCCTACCTGGCCTTCTCCGCGATGCTGATGGCCGGGCTTGACGGCATCAAGAACAAGATCGAGCCGCGCGACCCGATCGACAAGGACCTCTACGAGCTGCCCCCGGACGAGCTCGCCGCCGTGCCGCAGGTGCCCGGCTCGCTGGAGAAGGTCCTGGAGCACCTGGAAGCCGACAACGAGTTCCTCACCGCGGGCGATGTGTTCACCCCGGACCTGATCGAGACCTGGCTGGACTACAAGCGCACGAACGAGGTCGACGCCATCCGGCTGCGTCCGCACCCGTTCGAGTTCGAGCTCTACTACGACATCTGA
- the glnII gene encoding glutamine synthetase GlnII yields the protein MSYQAEYIWIDGTEPEPLLRSKTRIIKDGKEPEIWGFDGSSTNQAPGSNSDCVLRPVFVCPDPLRGGDNILVLCEVELTDFTPHPTNTRAKARLLAEKYADFAPHFGIEQEYTFFQNGRPLGWPATGFPEAQGPYYCGVGGEKMPGRDIVEKHTQACLDAGLAIEGTNAEVMMGQWEFQIGVLPAPAIGDQIWVGRWLLHRIAEDFGASVSFAAKPMPGDWNGAGAHTNFSTKQTMESWDAIVTCCEALGTRVMEHVTNYGYGIQDRLTGKHETAPWNKFSWGDSDRGASIRIPWAVSKARKGWLEDRRPNANMDPYIVSALMIDTTCSALAGEKPVLFVPEQAAAVQPVTV from the coding sequence GTGAGCTATCAGGCCGAGTACATCTGGATCGACGGCACCGAGCCGGAGCCGCTGCTGCGCAGCAAGACCCGGATCATCAAGGACGGCAAGGAGCCGGAGATCTGGGGCTTCGACGGCTCTAGCACCAACCAGGCCCCGGGGTCGAACTCGGACTGCGTCCTGCGCCCGGTGTTCGTCTGCCCGGACCCGCTGCGCGGTGGCGACAACATCCTGGTCCTGTGCGAGGTGGAGCTGACCGACTTCACCCCCCACCCGACCAACACCCGGGCGAAGGCCCGCCTGCTGGCCGAGAAGTACGCGGACTTCGCGCCGCACTTCGGCATCGAGCAGGAGTACACCTTCTTCCAGAACGGCCGCCCGCTCGGCTGGCCGGCCACCGGCTTCCCGGAGGCGCAGGGCCCGTACTACTGCGGCGTCGGCGGCGAGAAGATGCCCGGCCGGGACATCGTCGAGAAGCACACCCAGGCGTGCCTCGACGCCGGCCTCGCGATCGAGGGCACCAACGCCGAGGTCATGATGGGCCAGTGGGAGTTCCAGATCGGTGTCCTGCCGGCGCCGGCGATCGGTGACCAGATCTGGGTCGGCCGCTGGCTGCTGCACCGCATCGCCGAGGACTTCGGCGCTTCGGTGAGCTTCGCCGCCAAGCCGATGCCCGGCGACTGGAACGGCGCGGGCGCGCACACCAACTTCTCCACGAAGCAGACCATGGAGAGCTGGGACGCGATCGTCACCTGCTGTGAGGCGCTCGGCACCCGCGTCATGGAGCACGTCACCAACTACGGTTACGGCATCCAGGACCGCCTCACCGGCAAGCACGAGACCGCTCCGTGGAACAAGTTCTCCTGGGGCGACTCGGACCGCGGCGCGTCGATCCGTATCCCGTGGGCCGTCTCCAAGGCCCGCAAGGGGTGGCTCGAGGACCGGCGTCCGAACGCGAACATGGACCCGTACATCGTCTCCGCGCTGATGATCGACACCACCTGCAGCGCGCTGGCCGGCGAGAAGCCAGTCCTGTTCGTCCCGGAGCAGGCCGCGGCCGTCCAGCCCGTCACCGTCTGA
- a CDS encoding DUF4191 domain-containing protein — MALRKKPADAAAPAASPTARGAKGPTSNGSGPGNQADGESGFANRMRQVRLVFKVTRERDSKLVPILLGGFLVPFAVLLVLGFVIGPIWLWAPFAVLLSLLVAVNLFSRRVQNSAYAELEGKPGAAAGIVERMRGDWRLTPAVQVNRNQDVVHRVVGRAGIIIIAEGRGRGARELLATEIRRIRKVAGDVPITDIVVGTGEGEVPLPKLQPTLMRMRRTLRRGEVDQLDRRLKAVAGSGPSLPIPKGPVPRNVPRGKIR; from the coding sequence ATGGCACTGAGGAAGAAGCCGGCCGACGCCGCCGCGCCTGCGGCATCGCCCACCGCACGCGGCGCGAAGGGCCCGACGAGCAACGGCTCCGGCCCTGGGAACCAGGCCGACGGCGAGTCCGGTTTCGCGAACCGGATGAGGCAGGTCAGGCTCGTCTTCAAGGTCACGCGCGAGCGCGACTCGAAGCTGGTGCCGATCCTGCTGGGCGGCTTCCTGGTCCCGTTCGCCGTGCTTCTCGTGCTGGGCTTCGTCATCGGGCCGATCTGGCTGTGGGCGCCGTTCGCGGTGCTGCTCAGCCTGCTCGTCGCGGTCAACCTGTTCAGCCGGCGGGTGCAGAACAGTGCCTACGCGGAGCTGGAGGGCAAGCCCGGAGCCGCCGCCGGCATCGTCGAGCGGATGCGCGGCGACTGGCGGCTGACCCCGGCCGTCCAGGTGAACCGCAACCAGGACGTCGTGCACCGGGTCGTCGGCCGGGCCGGCATCATCATCATCGCCGAGGGGCGCGGCCGCGGGGCCCGTGAGCTGCTGGCGACCGAGATCCGCCGGATCCGCAAGGTCGCCGGGGACGTGCCGATCACGGACATCGTCGTCGGTACCGGCGAGGGCGAGGTCCCGCTGCCGAAGCTGCAGCCGACCCTGATGCGGATGCGCCGCACGCTGAGGCGCGGCGAGGTCGACCAGCTCGACCGGCGCCTCAAGGCCGTCGCCGGCTCCGGGCCGTCACTGCCGATCCCGAAGGGCCCGGTGCCCCGCAACGTCCCGCGCGGCAAGATTCGCTAG
- a CDS encoding bifunctional [glutamine synthetase] adenylyltransferase/[glutamine synthetase]-adenylyl-L-tyrosine phosphorylase — translation MVGIERTRPVSPADAASGRAGHPRGSSAPAQLARLGFTDVDRVAAALRRLGFLPPDGSPLAGNPVVAELAHAADPDRALTGLDRLIAALDAAAGPASPASPGRSSAPLREVLAGRSGARRRLIAVLGASLALADHLASHPADWRILADDEITSVAPDAGTHRARLLTAVGADPAAPQPRAVGDGPEVLDELRVAYRRALLVLAARDLTGTVSVDDATAELADLAAAALDAGLAVARAALAPTAPPVRLAVVAMGKCGGRELNYVSDVDVLFIAEPAAAGDVTGTGETAAPGTAAGTGGAPGAGEAGRVGEDAGEAALRTATRLAEGLMRACGATTSEGSLFQVDVGLRPEGRDGVLVRTFASHRAYYRRWARTWEFQALLKARPIAGDLELGAEFCAMVEPLVWSAASRPNFVTDIRAMRKRVEASVAGRGGERNIKLGPGGLRDVEFAVQLLQLVHGRTDKKLHVRATLDAIDGLARGGYVGRRDATSLAAAYRFLRAVEHRLQLRRLRRTHVLPRDAAELRWLGRSLGMLDADEFAAEHAHTASSVRQLHEKLFYQPLLEAVARLSEEEVRLTPGEAADRLAALGFAYPYRSLKHIEALTAGVSRTAVIQRHLLPTMLPAFADAADPDAGLLAYRQVSEALGQVPWYLRLLRDSAGAADRLARVLAASGYVAALMRAAPESVRLLRTEDDLRPVGRDDLARTLLAVARRNQNPADAVARARAIRRVELVRVACADLLGLLDVTAVGTALTAAAAATIEASLLVARRTVTGRVAAGRHPADRFADLDGLTALAGVAGAGGPEDLRVPRNAEADAERLVCDTENLRVPRNALPACGLPADAPPAASRSAGALSGGAPPAGAPSTWVSLAGGGLIDGEPARIAVIAMGRLGGGEMSYGSDADVVFVHAPAPGVDAAAAGAYATAVIEELVRLLAQPGSDPALRLDLGLRPEGRSGPVTRDLDGYGAYYRRWALGWEKQALLRARPLAGDPELAARFVELADEIRYPAELPAGAIAEVERLRDRMAIERVPRGVDRSLHVKFGPGGLMDVEWAVQILQLRHAHEIPDLRVTDTMRALRALVAAGLLAGTEAESLRAAWLSASRVRNAVMLARGAPGDQIPRTTPALDRVAGVLGYSLERVADLPADHRQTASRARHIVAEIFCREQP, via the coding sequence ATGGTAGGGATCGAGCGTACGCGCCCGGTGTCGCCCGCTGACGCGGCGTCGGGCCGCGCCGGCCATCCGCGCGGCAGCTCGGCACCCGCGCAGCTCGCCCGGCTTGGCTTCACCGATGTCGATCGCGTCGCCGCCGCGCTGCGCCGGCTCGGCTTCCTTCCGCCCGACGGGTCGCCGCTCGCGGGCAACCCCGTCGTCGCCGAGCTGGCCCACGCCGCCGACCCCGACCGGGCACTCACCGGCCTGGACCGGCTGATCGCGGCCCTGGACGCCGCCGCGGGTCCGGCCAGCCCCGCGAGTCCCGGCCGCTCGTCGGCACCGCTGCGTGAGGTGCTCGCCGGCCGATCAGGGGCGCGCCGGCGCCTGATCGCCGTCCTCGGCGCGAGCCTGGCGTTGGCCGACCATCTCGCTTCGCACCCGGCCGACTGGCGAATCCTGGCCGACGACGAGATCACCAGCGTGGCGCCGGACGCTGGGACCCACCGGGCCCGCCTGCTGACCGCGGTCGGCGCCGATCCGGCCGCGCCGCAGCCGCGGGCGGTCGGCGACGGCCCCGAGGTGCTGGACGAGCTGCGCGTCGCCTACCGCCGGGCCCTGCTGGTGCTGGCCGCGCGTGACCTGACCGGTACGGTCAGCGTCGACGACGCGACCGCCGAGCTGGCCGATCTCGCCGCCGCCGCGCTCGACGCGGGTCTCGCCGTCGCCCGGGCGGCCCTGGCACCGACGGCGCCGCCGGTGCGGCTGGCGGTCGTCGCGATGGGCAAGTGCGGCGGCCGGGAGCTGAACTACGTCAGCGACGTCGACGTGCTCTTCATCGCCGAGCCGGCCGCCGCCGGGGACGTCACCGGCACCGGGGAGACCGCTGCTCCCGGGACGGCCGCTGGCACCGGAGGGGCTCCTGGTGCTGGCGAGGCCGGTCGCGTCGGGGAGGACGCCGGCGAGGCGGCGCTGCGGACGGCGACGCGGCTGGCCGAGGGACTGATGCGTGCCTGCGGCGCGACCACCAGCGAAGGCTCGCTTTTCCAGGTCGATGTCGGGCTGCGGCCCGAAGGGCGCGACGGCGTGCTGGTCCGGACCTTCGCCAGCCACCGGGCCTACTACCGGCGCTGGGCGCGGACCTGGGAGTTCCAGGCGCTGCTCAAGGCCAGACCCATCGCGGGCGATCTCGAACTCGGCGCCGAGTTCTGCGCGATGGTCGAGCCTCTGGTCTGGTCGGCCGCCTCTCGGCCCAACTTCGTCACCGACATCCGGGCGATGCGCAAGCGCGTGGAGGCGTCGGTCGCCGGTCGTGGCGGTGAGCGGAACATCAAGCTCGGCCCCGGCGGGCTGCGCGACGTCGAGTTCGCCGTCCAACTGCTCCAGCTGGTGCATGGCCGTACCGACAAGAAGCTGCACGTCCGAGCCACCCTCGACGCGATCGACGGTCTCGCGCGCGGCGGTTACGTCGGTCGCCGCGACGCCACGAGCCTCGCGGCCGCCTACCGGTTCCTGCGCGCCGTCGAGCACCGGCTGCAGCTGCGGCGGCTGCGGCGCACCCACGTGTTGCCGCGCGACGCCGCCGAGCTGCGCTGGCTCGGTCGGTCGCTCGGGATGCTCGACGCCGACGAGTTCGCCGCCGAGCACGCGCATACCGCCAGCTCGGTGCGCCAGCTGCACGAGAAGCTCTTTTACCAGCCGCTGCTGGAGGCGGTCGCCCGGCTGTCCGAGGAGGAGGTGCGGCTGACCCCGGGCGAGGCCGCCGACCGCCTCGCCGCGCTCGGCTTCGCCTACCCGTACCGGTCCCTGAAGCACATCGAGGCGCTCACTGCCGGGGTCAGCCGGACGGCGGTCATCCAGCGCCATCTGCTGCCGACGATGCTGCCGGCCTTCGCGGACGCCGCCGACCCCGATGCCGGCCTGCTCGCGTACCGGCAGGTCAGTGAAGCGCTCGGCCAGGTGCCCTGGTACCTGAGGCTGCTGCGCGACTCGGCCGGCGCCGCCGACCGGCTCGCCCGCGTGCTCGCCGCCAGCGGCTACGTCGCCGCGTTGATGCGGGCCGCGCCCGAGTCGGTGCGGCTGCTGCGCACCGAGGACGACCTGCGGCCGGTCGGCCGCGACGACCTGGCCCGCACCCTGCTCGCCGTCGCCCGGCGCAACCAGAACCCCGCCGACGCGGTCGCCCGGGCCCGGGCGATCCGCCGCGTCGAGCTGGTCCGGGTCGCCTGTGCCGATCTGCTGGGCCTGCTGGACGTCACCGCCGTCGGAACAGCGCTGACCGCCGCGGCGGCCGCGACGATCGAGGCCTCCCTGCTGGTCGCCCGCCGCACCGTCACCGGCCGGGTGGCGGCCGGCCGTCACCCGGCCGACCGCTTCGCCGACCTCGACGGGCTCACTGCCCTGGCCGGCGTCGCCGGCGCCGGCGGACCAGAAGATCTCCGCGTTCCGCGGAACGCGGAGGCTGACGCCGAACGGCTGGTCTGCGACACAGAGAATCTCCGCGTTCCACGGAACGCGCTGCCGGCATGCGGGCTGCCCGCGGACGCACCGCCAGCAGCCTCGCGATCGGCCGGCGCGTTGTCGGGGGGAGCGCCGCCGGCCGGCGCGCCATCCACATGGGTGTCTTTGGCTGGAGGCGGCCTGATCGACGGGGAGCCGGCGCGGATCGCGGTAATCGCCATGGGTCGGCTCGGGGGCGGCGAGATGTCGTACGGCAGCGACGCGGACGTGGTGTTCGTCCATGCTCCGGCGCCGGGCGTCGATGCGGCGGCGGCGGGGGCGTACGCGACCGCGGTCATCGAGGAGCTGGTCCGGCTGCTCGCCCAGCCGGGCTCGGATCCCGCGCTGCGCCTGGACCTGGGACTGCGGCCCGAGGGCCGCAGTGGCCCGGTCACCCGCGACCTCGACGGCTATGGCGCCTACTACCGGCGGTGGGCGCTCGGATGGGAGAAACAAGCACTCCTGCGCGCCCGCCCGCTTGCCGGTGACCCGGAGCTGGCGGCCCGGTTCGTCGAGCTGGCGGACGAGATCCGCTACCCGGCCGAGCTACCGGCGGGCGCGATCGCAGAGGTGGAACGGCTGCGGGACAGGATGGCGATCGAACGGGTCCCCAGGGGTGTCGACCGGTCCCTGCACGTCAAGTTCGGCCCCGGAGGGCTGATGGACGTCGAATGGGCGGTCCAGATCCTGCAACTTCGGCACGCCCACGAGATCCCGGACCTGCGGGTCACCGACACGATGAGAGCCCTGCGCGCGCTGGTCGCCGCCGGCCTGCTCGCCGGCACCGAGGCGGAGTCCCTACGTGCCGCCTGGCTGTCCGCGTCCCGTGTCCGCAACGCCGTGATGCTCGCCCGTGGCGCCCCCGGCGACCAGATCCCGCGTACCACCCCGGCTCTGGACCGCGTCGCCGGTGTCCTCGGCTACTCGTTGGAACGCGTCGCCGATCTCCCGGCGGACCACCGCCAGACCGCGTCGAGGGCCCGCCACATCGTGGCCGAGATCTTCTGCCGCGAGCAGCCCTGA
- a CDS encoding peptidase E yields MNILATSAGYRPDGRGGARIGPMIEHAIALSEAGERPSVCLLETATGDHPVAYLRWYEAMGRDRPDVRPSHLALFPMPNVDDVRAHLLAQDVIWVGGGSVANLLAVWRTHGLPEILADAWRAGVVLAGVSAGSLCWHVGGTTDSFGPELRPVTSGLALLPFSNTPHYDSEPGRRPLYQKLVGDGVLPAGWATDDGVGLHFRGTELVETVADRPRAKAWRVALGEDGAVVETAVEPRLLPDPRG; encoded by the coding sequence GTGAACATCCTCGCGACGAGCGCGGGCTACCGCCCGGACGGCCGGGGCGGCGCCCGGATCGGGCCGATGATCGAGCATGCGATCGCCCTGTCGGAGGCGGGCGAACGGCCGAGCGTCTGCCTGCTCGAGACCGCGACAGGCGACCACCCCGTCGCCTATCTGCGCTGGTACGAGGCCATGGGCCGCGACCGGCCGGACGTCCGGCCGAGCCATCTGGCGCTGTTCCCGATGCCGAACGTCGACGACGTGCGCGCGCACCTGCTGGCCCAGGACGTCATCTGGGTCGGCGGCGGCAGCGTCGCGAACCTGCTCGCCGTCTGGCGCACCCACGGCCTGCCGGAGATCCTCGCCGACGCGTGGCGGGCCGGGGTCGTCCTCGCCGGGGTGTCCGCCGGATCACTGTGCTGGCACGTCGGTGGTACGACGGACTCGTTCGGGCCCGAGCTGCGCCCGGTCACCAGCGGTCTGGCGCTGCTGCCGTTCAGCAACACTCCGCACTACGACTCCGAGCCGGGCCGCCGGCCGCTCTACCAGAAGCTCGTCGGCGACGGCGTCCTGCCGGCCGGCTGGGCCACCGACGACGGCGTCGGGCTGCACTTCCGCGGCACCGAGCTGGTCGAGACGGTCGCCGACCGGCCGCGGGCGAAGGCCTGGCGGGTCGCGCTCGGCGAGGACGGCGCGGTCGTCGAGACCGCCGTCGAGCCGAGGCTGCTGCCGGACCCGCGCGGCTGA
- a CDS encoding RDD family protein, translated as MRQELGRWLEGPGSVRADPGGTPGDRLGLPAEGPGSLASSGARFGAYVVDGILANLLAGVPALFGAAMSGSARGLVVYGVFLLEELVLLSLTGQTVGMRLFGFGVARVPGGGRQRFPLILVRTVLLGLLLPVFFVDRDLRGLHDRAAGTAPIRAGKRA; from the coding sequence GTGCGACAGGAGCTCGGACGCTGGTTGGAAGGCCCCGGATCGGTGCGCGCCGACCCAGGCGGCACGCCCGGGGACAGGCTGGGGCTGCCGGCCGAGGGCCCGGGCTCGCTCGCGAGCTCCGGGGCCCGCTTCGGCGCCTATGTGGTCGACGGGATCCTGGCGAACCTGCTGGCCGGCGTGCCCGCCCTGTTCGGCGCCGCTATGTCGGGCTCCGCCCGCGGCCTGGTCGTCTACGGGGTCTTCCTGCTGGAGGAGCTCGTGCTGCTCAGCCTGACCGGGCAGACGGTCGGGATGCGCCTGTTCGGCTTCGGGGTCGCGCGGGTCCCCGGCGGCGGCCGTCAGCGTTTCCCGCTGATCCTGGTCCGCACCGTGCTGCTCGGCCTGCTGCTCCCGGTCTTCTTCGTCGACCGTGACCTGCGCGGCCTGCACGACCGGGCCGCCGGTACGGCCCCGATCCGTGCCGGCAAACGCGCCTGA